Sequence from the Ictalurus furcatus strain D&B chromosome 25, Billie_1.0, whole genome shotgun sequence genome:
tgcttaaaaacaaaaataatgtcCGAACTGTTTTAGATAAGTAATAATACTTGCgttttacataaacacattagCGTAATCTCATCAGTTAAAACACTGACTTTTTAATGACTCGGGTAAGTTTATAAGTATCAACTgatttactttcacttgagTGCATTTTTGGCTGGGTATGTCCACTTTAACCGAGTAAGATTTGGACACTTTATCTATTCTATAATAGTATAATTTCTCAGCGTTTTGTCCGTGCCTACAGGCTACTGGCATCGGAGTAAGAAAATGCTGGATATGGAACAGAATCCAACAGCTCTTAGCTACATCTTGGTCTCCAAACTGAGACTATAATGCACCGTGAAAAACTGTACAAGTATAGGAAAATGAACGTCGTGCTACTCGTGTGAAAAGAGGACATAAGGaccaaatgaaaacacattttcaggTCACTTGGCTTGCTACCGTACGTGCTGTTCTTAcagctttttttaatataagttTAATAACCTCAAGCGATAAAACGAGATGCAGGTCAACCGGAGCTCTAGCTCTCGTAGAATTCGCGGCCTTTTGGAAGGGATTCACCCTCACATTCCCATTCTGCCTGCTGACAGCAAATGTCTCCGGAATCCTTTTTAAGAGCATGTCCTCATGTTCCTGATGAGAGCATGTGCAGGGAGAGCAGACGTGGAAGAAGAGCAGGACTAGGAGGGTAAGGGGTCGTCGTCTTCATGACCACATCTGCATTTGTCGCAGAGGACAAGAGGTGTAGCCAGGAGCAGGAATGGGGAGGTCACTAGCAGGAGCAGGCCAAAACCAGCAAAGATCCCTACTACCCGGACCAAAAGATAGACAAGAacacagttatatacagtacgTGTGCAAATCAGTTCTAGGGCTGGTTCCATCCACCTGAGTCTATGCAAATTTGTGCATACAGTTGCTCATAAATGTACATaccaagggactcgtgaacaacgatcacaaaacataaaaacagtcagaaAAGTTGGTGTTTGTGTAAAAAGGATTCAGGATTCAAAAGGTTTCAGACACAGCCCATGACTATACTTGGCTAGTTAACCTTTGATTGCCATATTATTACACCATTTAGAATATTCTATTACAGTGGGTTAGGTTCAACTTTTTCATTGTCAGAGTACAAGCACAGGGACAGTGACGACGTTtccacggacagcagtaatctaattatcgaccttattctgaataagacgtataatattgtgattaaggtgtttacatgagccgcttttagaatactcctttcatgttcaggttttacgtgttatagaacatagatcgattaacgtcacacgtcattacgtcaccgcgccacgccgtccgacgtccctccggaatttcacgtatcgacgtacagtcggtcttcgttatgggaccgtgtacagtttcgggtgtttttatttttacgaacgcttcaggtgcggttaattatttgtcgtgctgtacgtgctaatagacgactgcgtGAAGCCGTGGGTTGCGTCccgaaccgcgtacttaccgtctatatagtagctgagatacatgtatttctcctactgtatagcaggtaagtacgcggtttgggacgcagccgtgctctcttgtttgccgtaaaacggtcgagcgctgccgtgtgtgtgtgtgtgtgtgtgtacgtgtcctgtcgcacaatgcggtgaaaactctcacacggcgttaacagtgtgattaaggtgtgtacgcgTCTGTAACGCActtcgataacgcgactaaaacaggaatcctccacacgtcttaattccatgtgtgtttacttcgagtgcgactttaatcggattaaggtcgtcGATAATCTCTGTTCACATgccagtttcttaatcagagtatcgtcttaaccgggttcatatcggattatcgtcgtccgtgtaaacgtactaaATGACATGCAGTTAGCATCCAACCAGTACTGCAAATAAGTTAAATGAGGTACATAAGGTTATGGTACAATATTTTAAGATAACAGTTTACAGGTAAAGGTACACAGTATGACACATACCAGTAATACAAATGgcaattacattaaataaaataaataagaattatGGTGCCGTAAGCAATAGTGTGCAAATAAAGGTCTGATCTAGATAATTGTAGTAATGACAGAGTGTAGTTAATTAAATCACACATATGCTTGCATTTTACTTTTGCCAGCATTTTGGGACATTTGGATAAATATTAGTTTGGGAACAGTACCTACAGATAGAAaaagaggaggggaaaaaatgagaatGTCCAATAAGTACTGGACCAGAACATTACATACCACAAGGGGGCTCTAATCGCTAATCATTGCTCTGTGGCAAACACCCTTTTGCCGCTTGCCAACCTCtggcttgattttttttcttggcagTGTTTTCATAAGGTGTGTCAGTACCTCATGCACATGTGTCCACTGACTCAAACGGAATGGatttaaatactgtttaaaaaagcaaagaagCGAGAGGTGAACTATTAGATACTGAGCATGAAGCTCTATGGATTGGCAGATTTTTAGGGGTACGCAACTTGCACATGCACACgggcacacacacccacaccagaGAGATTATTTTAGACAGCTAGGTGATGAGAAGGGGATTAAATGGCTAAACCAGTGTGAAAACCCCTGTCTTCCTCTTCTGCGACTAATCCTTCAGCACCAGGCAAGCCAAAAAGTGAATTATGTTATTCTGTACTGTCTATAATTAAAGCATCAGTCAGTAAAGGAACCATGCAGATCCATTCCCATAGCTGTGTTTTCTAAATGCCCATGCACCCCACATACCTGTGTGCGATGCCAGATAACAGAAGCTCGGGAATGAACCCAGTTTATTCTGACACGGTCCTTTGTCATAGTGAATCAATAAAAAGTcatcctggaaaaaaaaaaaaaaatatatatatatatatatatatatataaataaagaatattaaCACTCATGTATATATgcagcagggttgccaggtttcagcaatttccagcccaactacTTCTCAAAAAAACCACAGAAAAGACTTGAAACCAGACCAAAAAAATAGGTTCTTGGACAAGGAGACgcacatttctttttctcagcctttgcatggagacacacatttctgatggaCCGACATCATCCACTGCACAATCCCCCTTTTCCCTCTCCAAATCGTGGTAATTTATCATACAATAGAAacggttctgtacatcatagacacactgtctgcacttacactttgcctttgAAGAAAGGTATTAGATTATTCACTATAAATCAAGATCTTGGCAGCCACAAAGTGTTTTTAAACTAGCctaatttattgtatttttggtGACCCTGTCGACCCTGTTATTAACTGTCCTGTCTACTGCTCCTCCTTTCTTTATAGCGTGAACACGGTGCAGTGTGATTTAAAGCATGGTGCGGCCCCATGATTGCGCAACATCTAGAAAGGCGAGCAAATCGGTTGAACGCTGGCTTATATCTGTTACACAGCAACGTTTTTAAAGTAGTTGGTCACTCAAGAGGCAATTAGtatttcaacagaatttaaaatgcatggatttgtgaatgaggacttaTTGACATTTGTTGAATGGCTGATATATAGCATGTCTATGGTGAACTTCTGCCCACCTGCCCCTGTAGACGAGCCGCCTATGATACTGTACGTATACACTCTCAACCTTCAGATAAACTGTACATTTCAACaagttatactgtatgtgctgcTTCACATCGTATAAATCAGGAAACCACTGTTTCTAACCCGGCGTCaggtaatggaggctgagacggaagcaagtgcagataaggcagtttaatcaaacaacaagaagtccaaaggataaggcagaagacaaataatcatgaacatgcagaggtcaggtgatcaggcaaacagcacaaacagggcAGGGCAAAGAGATAAAGTCGTAAACGTGAGCAAGGTCAAAACACCTGAATAAACAGACACGATATAATGCTTGGTAACGACAGAGACTaagcaactgagcgtaatactttGCACAGACTAAGGGTTTGAACAgttgaacagtctcttatatgtgtggtgtgattgtgagtgtaaattggatgcaggagtgtgtgattagaatggaggtgtgttctgggaattgcggtccatgacggccatgtttgtaggccgcagtgcaggatgggaattgtagtcactggtttgatgTGATACGCCACACGGAGTGTTCAACTGGACAAAAGGGGAAAGCAAGAGATTGGTGAATGTGACATGATAGTTGGATATAACAATTGgttttatagcatttttaacatcttaacatttttaacacgtgggcggctgtggatcaggtggtagagcgggttgtccactaatcgtagggttggcggttcgattcccggcccaagtgactccacgtgccgaagtgtcctcgggcgagacgctgaaccccaGGTTACTCCTCATGGCAAGTCAGcgccttgcatagcagctctgctaccactggtgtgtgaatgagacacagtgtaaagcgcttcgGATAAAAGCGCTACATAAATGCAGATCatttataagtgcagaccatctTAAGGAACAGCTGTCTTGGGCTGGTCATATGCAACCAGTTCAATGTTTCTAGAATGTTTTCCTAGAATACCCTGGGTATTCAAAAGAATGACATCTGAATGTTACAATATTTGAACATGGCTACATTTTACTCACATTCAGATGGAaacttccagcaggataatgtatCAGAGGAATCAAGGTAACTATCGTCACGAGGTATTTAATAGTTCTAACACGAgagggatttttaaaataaaatatttctttaatggCTTCAACGCTCTTAAGCATGTTGGGGTTGAGTTGAAATGGACTGTGCAGCCATTCAGTTTGCAGTTACCGTGTAACGTAGTCAGAGTGTTAGAGAATACTGGTTCAGGTAAATTCATGCTACTCTGGAGGCCAAAAGAAATCCTAGTAAtgaggtgtacctaataaactggcaacttaGAGTATTAgggtatattttacatttacatttattcatttagcagacacttttatccaaagcgacctGCAAATGAGGAGTATAATACAGAACCTTGTGCAGTGTGATTGCAGGTCAGTGTGACTCACATCCAGAGACTCCAGGCAGTACCAGCAGAAGGCATGTTTACAGCTCTTGCACAGCATCTGGGCGCAGCCCTCGTCTCTCGCAATACATATCTTCCACCTCGGACAGCGCTTGATAGGGGCCTCATCCTGCTTAGTTCTGCTGCTGATACTAGAGCGTGAGGGAGACAGAAGATAGAATCCAGTTTCAAAATCCTGCTGAATGACAAGACTGGGTGCAAGGCTGGAATGCAACCTGGAGAGGATACCAGAgcactggacacacacacacacacacacacacacacacacacacacacacacacacacacacactaacacacatacacatttacgcacacacatttacacacacacacacacacacacacacacacacacacacactaacacacgtacatatttacacacacacgcacacacatttatacacacacacacacacacacatttacacatgcacacacacacacacacacatttacacacacacacacacacacacacacacatacacatttacacacacacacacacacatttacacatacacacacatttacacacacacacacacacactaacacacatacacatttacgcacacacatttacgcacacacacacacaattacacacacacgcacacatttacacacacacacacacacacacaaacacacatacatatttacactcacgcacacacatttatacacacacacacacacacatttacacatgcgcacacatgcacacacacatttacacacacacacacacacacacacacacacacacacatttacacatgcacacacacttacacacacacacacacacatacatatttacacacacgcacacacatttatacacacacacacacatttacacatgcacacacatgcacacacacatttacacacacacacacacacacacacacacacacacacacatttacacatgcacacacacttacacacacacacacatacatatttacacacacgcacacacatttatacacacacacacacatttacacatgcacacacacgcacacacacatttacacacacacacacacacacacacacacatttacacatgcacacacacttacacacacacacacatttacacacacacacacacacacacacatgcacacacacttacacacacacacatttacacacacacacacacacacacttacactcacacacacacacttacacatggGCACACATTTACAcgcatacacatttacacacacacacacatttacacactcattctcacCTATGAACAAATGTAGTCACTAATCGTACTACTAGCATATTTTTGGTAGATGGAAGGAAACAGGAAAACCCAGAGCGAACCCATTCGAggatctctcacacacacacactgacagtaacccgagctcaagATCAAATTGgggaccctggagatgtgaggtggcaatgctaccccCTGTACCTCTGCACCACCCAGATAATTACACAAATGTAACACGTCACAGAAGACTGTTCATTTATGCAAAGCCAGCAATCTCTAGTGTCCCGCTGTATCAGGAAATGATGTCACTATTCTGCTTCGTCTTGTCAGCATACTTGATGTGACTTATGATATCCAAGAGCATTATATGATAATACAGTTATCCCCCAAAGCAAATAAGACTGCTGCATGACCGTGTGAGCTAACCGGCACTCAGCTGAACACTTTTCAGTTACAGATCTAGCTGAAGGCTGACTGACGTCTTGCTACTGCAGTAaaacagaacccccccccaccccacccccgaCGGTGTCTATCTTTATTCCTGCTGTAGCTATACTaatgtataggtgatggtgatgattggGAGGGAAACCTGGCACGCCTgccctgtgtatatataaatactatataactacaatatatatatatacacaaatgcaTCAAGAACTTTTctaatcattcatttattctttgtaGTTATAACTCCATTTATTACTTTAGTCTTGgaatatacacacaccacttcATTACCGCTATTACACGGTGGCATGCTGCAAATATAGCTTGTTgtcgtttgtttttttaaaccaatcaTTTAGAAACGCTGATCTATATACGGTATGAGACGAATTATATAACCGTCAAGCTGAAGAAACGGACGGAAATGTCAACGCCCGAATGGATGCGCTTGGGTGTTGCACACGTATGTGTGTGGTGGTTTGGAAAAcaatgacattttctactatatgtAGAGTCACACAAATATATCTGGACATTGACAAATGTATTGTCGTTGTAGCTTTCTACCACAGGATATTGGAGTTGAAATGAAATAACGAAAAGGGGCGCGAACGTCATCAGATATTAAACTTTAATTTTCAATCCTTGGTTGCTAATCCagtgcagtcaatgactgcatGAAGTCTGGAGCCCACAGACATCACCAGATGCTGGGTTTCTTCCCTAGTGATGCTTTGCAAAGCCTTTTACGgcagctgatttatttatttctggctTGTTCCTGGGGTGTTATgccttcagcaagtgaaatgcatgctcactTGAATACACTGCAGATACATTCcacttctttgccttaaaaaaaagTCCCGGGTTGCTTTTGAAGTATGATGCGGATCGTCCATCTGGACTGTGAAGCACCGTCCAATGCGTTTTGGGAGCATTTTCCTGAATCTGAGAAAATAACATACATAGCGCTATATTCTCAACCTGCTGGTTTTGTCagcatcaataaatacaagagAACTGAGTCCACTGCCAGCTATATATGTCCATGCCATAAGGTGAGCTGGTACGCTTCGGACCATGAGCAGTTCCTCCACTTCTCAGACAGTGACGAGCGTTTTGCAAGTGAACTAATGAGGGAACGACACACATCTGGCCATGGAACagcttattcatttattaatgtatgaATACTTGTTCATTTAAACTCCAATACACTctggtagacagctaaaataagaAAACGGTCAcgctatggccaaaagtatgtggacacctgaccatcacacccatatgtggttcttccccaaactcttGTCACACAAAGTTTGGAAACACACAAGTTATAGAATTTggaagcccaaacctgttcaatTAATCCTTATTCTATGGAGGGTCGTGAGccagcttggagcctatcccaggaaacggGTGCCGACCATCCCAGGGCACAAGCTCACACGCATtcactcaagtggcctgcacagaaccctgacctcaaccccactgaactccTTTGGGATCAGTGAATCAGTTTACCCAACATCAGCGAATGACCcgactaatgttcttgtggctgaatgagcacaaatccccaacGCCgcactccaaaatctaatgaaaAGTCAATGAAGAATTGAGACACCTACTGACAGTGGATTATTATCTACTCAAGACGATCATTTTAGCGTAGTGGACACCTGGTGATTTAATGTGATGATGAAAATGAGTTTTTATGACTCACAGCCCAGTGAAAtccttttctttgcataccccaacATGCCAGGAAGttagggtcagagtgcagggtcagccatgatacagcacccctggagcagagagggttaaaggccttgcagAAGGTCTGGGCTTGAACGCCagagcagtaacccagagccttaaccgctaatccaccactgccccatgatCACGATGATGATTGGGATTTTTGGATATATGATCAGGATTCGGAGGTTgtctgtataaatgtataaaattttgGCATGCTCTGTATTTTAATGATGACGCTAGAGCTCCATTTCACGTAAACTTAATAGAGCTTCTCACCAGGATGCAGAGGATGTACTGGCACTCTGAGATGGTAGTCATCTGGTCCAGGGGGACGTCTTGAAGGCACAGCTTACAGGGCAGCAGGGTTGCTGTATCGCTATCCTTACTGGCACTGCAGTGAGGGCTGCTCATAGTACCCGTATCTGGGGAGCTGAGGCACACAACTCATGTTctattcatactgtatatacttcaTATATTCCAAGCAAAACCCAAATGAAGTAAAATTTGAGCTTCTCCTGACTATCGCACGGGATAGGAAGTCATACATTGCAAGAAGTAGTCGGCAAACACTGACAAGCCTTCACCTTCCTCTCAACCGGCCACATTCCCTCTGTTAAATCTACGTATGCCTTGTGTGATGCTTTCcgagaaagaaagaggcagGCCTGAGCATCTTTGCTTCAGCTGGGGGTGGAGCTACTTTCAGagccagaacaataaaaacagcatgaaGCAAAGAAACAAGCCGCATTATTATGAAATGAGATCATTGTAAAGATCCAGAAAACCACTGTCGAGTCAAATGGAGTTATCAAGGGCTCACGCTGTTCCTGCACAAATTCCACTGTACATAACAATCTGCCCAGATTCATGCAGTCCTGAGGAATCCAAGGCTCGAATGTGATAAATCAGCACTCTCAACGAGTTTCTCAATTCCTGAGAGCTGTAAGTGCAACACTTTTCTGCTTTCCCTCTCAGCCAGAAGTGTCGATATGTACAAATCCACTGATTAAAAACGTCTGATAATCCCTTTCTGGGCTCCTATCAAGCTGCAACAAGTCAGTGAGCCACAAACGTTCATTATACTGAAGAACAGAATCTGAACATCagcaacaaaaggaaaaaaaaaacgatgaaGCTTTTACATACTCAAGTTTCGGAAAGTCAAACGTTGCCCTCGGTATTCGTACGCCGAGCTACGACAGCGCCGTGTTGGTCCGGATGATCCACAGGGTCGAGTGGAGGTGGACACAGATGGTGTGGTGAGAGCGGACTACGCGGACGGCACACTCGTATTATGCAAGACTGTGCTCTCGGTTCATCTACAAATGACCACCACTCTGTGTCTAATTCAGACATTGCTTATAGATATATAGTATCTGTTGAGTATGATGCAAAGCAGAGTCAAAAAATGTCAAGGATCAAATTATATAACGCCACCCAGGCATCAAGCAAAGCTTTAAGCCCACATCAGTTAAAGTGATAtgatccatctatctatctatccattttctgtaccatttatctTATaaagggtcgtggggagcctatcccagtggacttccgggcacaaggtggggcacaccctggacggtgtgcatgggcacaatcacacacccattcacacactacggacaatttagagacgccGATCAGAATACAACGCGTGTCtttgactgggggagaaaactggagtaccaggaggaaaccccccgaagCGCAGGGAGGACATGTAAACTCAACATTCCTTAATCTGGAGTAATCGGTTTATTATCGATTAAGGATGAGGGGGATCTGGAGCACTGGGCGCAAGGTGAAACTACACCCTGTGCCAAACACCAGTGAAGTCTGTTTATATGCTATCTACTGTAGGTTTAGTCAAAAATGTAGCCATTTAATCCTTTATC
This genomic interval carries:
- the rnf144ab gene encoding LOW QUALITY PROTEIN: probable E3 ubiquitin-protein ligase RNF144A-B (The sequence of the model RefSeq protein was modified relative to this genomic sequence to represent the inferred CDS: deleted 1 base in 1 codon); translation: MSSPHCSASKDSDTATLLPCKLCLQDVPLDQMTTISECQYILCILVCVCVCVCVCVCVCVCVCVQCSGILSRLHSSLAPSLVIQQDFETGFYLLSPSRSSISSRTKQDEAPIKRCPRWKICIARDEGCAQMLCKSCKHAFCWYCLESLDDDFLLIHYDKGPCQNKLGHSRASVIWHRTQVLGIFAGFGLLLLVTSPFLLLATPLVLCDKCRCGHEDDDPLPS